Part of the Kitasatospora sp. NBC_00374 genome is shown below.
CCGCGCACCGCATCGCCGGACCGGCTCGCCACCCAGCCGCGCAGGCAGGAGACGATGCCCTCGAAGATCTCCGGCGCGATCGGCCCGAAGGTGTCCTGGTCCGCCACCAGCAGGTCCAGCTGCTCGTCGGCCTGCGGGTACTGCGCGCGCTCGACGTGGATGCTGCACAGCACCAGCCGCCCGTACAGCATCGCGCCGTCCGCCGACTGGTTGCCCTTGCGCACACTGTCCAGCGCGGCCCGCACCAGCCGCTCGCCCTCCACCGGGTCCAGCTCGTACAGGGCCTCGCCCAGCCGGGCCTGGAGCAGCGGCACCTCCTGCGGGGCGCCGAGCTCCTCGGCCAGCTCGATCGCCCGCCGGTAGGCCTCGGTCGCGCCGACCGCGTCACCGCGTTTGGCCACGTTCTCGGCCTTGGAGGAGTACGCCTCGGACATCCCCCAGATGTCGCCGAGCTCGATGGACAGGGCCAGCGCCTCCTCGCTGTCCCGCACGGCCTGGTCCAGGCCCCCCACCCAGTCGTTCAGCAGCCGGGCGCGGATCTGCAGCACGAAGGCCAGATCCGTCGGCCGGCCGTGCCGGCGGGCCCCCGCCACCGCGTCGTCCAGCAGGCCGACCAGCTGGTCGATGTCGCCCGACAGGAAGGCGGCGAACACCCGCAGCAGCACCGGGAAGCGGTACGACTGCGGCAGGTCCGGCGTGTAGGCCGCCAGGACCCGGTCGGCGTGGGCCGCCGTCTCCGGTTCGCCGAACGCCGAGAGGTTGCCGGTGAACCGGGCGACCAGCCGGTGGATGTGGAGCTGGCGCCTGGCCTCCTCCAGCTGGGTGCGCGGCAGCGGCAGCGGCACCGCCAGCGGGTCGACCTCCAGCGGAACCGGCGCCGGGGCGTCCTCGGCGAACGGGTCCGGGCCGAGCGCGCACACCTGCTCGTACCAGGTGTACGCCTCCTCGCGGTAGTTGCGCAGTGACCAGAACCAGCTCATCGCCAGCGCGAGCACCAGCGCCTGCTGCTCGTCCCGGGTGTCGACCGCGCGGCGCAGGGCGGCCCGGATGTTGTCCTGCTCGCGTTCCAGTACGGCCAGCCAGTGGATCTGCCGGGGGCCCCGCAGGCTCCGGTCGGCGGCGCGGACGAGCTCGCGGTAGGAGGCGGCGTGACGGTCCGCCACCCGTTCCGCCTCGCCGGAGGCGGCGAGGCGTTCGGCGGCGTACTCGTGGATGGTCTCCAGCATCCAGTACCGGGGCTCCGCGCCCAGCCCCGCCACCACGAGCGACTTGTCGACCAGCGAGAGCAGGAGGTCGGCGACCTCCTGGGCGGGCACGTCGGCGTCGTCGGCGAGGACCTGCTCGGCGCTCTCCAGGGTGCAGCCGCCGGCGAAGACCGACAGCCGGCGCAGGACCGCCCGCTCGCGTTTGCCGAGCAGGTCCCAGCTCCAGTCGACCACCGCGCGCAGGGTCTGCTGACGCGGCAGCAGCGTGCGGGAGCCGGCGGTGAGCAGGGCGAAGCGGCCGTCCAGGCGGTCGGCTATCTGGCGGGGGGTCAGGCCGCGCAGCCGGGCGGCGGCGAGCTCGATGGCGAGCGGGAGGCCGTCCAGCCGGCGGCAGATCTCGGCGCAGGCCCGCGGGTCGTCGGCCGGGTCGAAGCCGGGGCGGGCGGCGGCGCCGCGCTCGGCCAGCAGGCGCAGCGCGGCGGCGTCCGGCAGCGGCTCGACCGGCAGCACCCGCTCACCGGGGACGCCGAGCGGCTCGCGGCTGGTGGCGAGGATCGTCAGGCCCGGGCACTCGGCGAGCAGCTGGTCGGCGAGCTCGGCGGCGGCCTGGATCAGGTGTTCGCAGTTGTCCAGGACCAGCAGCATCCGGCGCCGGGCGCAGTGGTCGACGATCCGGCGCAGCGGGTCCCGCTCGCGGGCCTCGATCGCCTCGGCGACGGCGCCGCCGGTGTGCAGGACGGTCTCGCGCAGGCCGAGTGCGGAGAACACGGCGCCGGGGACCGCGGCCGGGTCCTCCAGCGGGGCGAGCTCGGCCAGCCAGACACCGTCCGGCCAGGCGCCGTCGGCCTGTGCGGCGCGGCCGGCCTCGACCGACAGCCGGGTCTTGCCGGAGCCGCCGGGGCCGGTGAGGGTGGTCAGCCGGCCGTCGGCCAGCGTCCGGCCGAGGGCGGCCAGGTCGTGGTCGCGGCCGACGAAGCTGGTCAGCCGGGGGCGCAGGTTGCCGCCGGTGCGGGCCGGCCGGGGCGTCTCGGCCGGGGCCTGCGTTTGCGCCTCGGGGGCGGCCGGGGCGAGCAGTTGCCGGTGCAGGGCCTGCAGGTCGCGGCCGGGGTCGGTGCCGAGCCGGTCGGCGAGGATCCGCCGGGCGGTCTCGTACTGCTGGAGGGCCTCGGCGGTGCGGCCGTCCTGGTGCAGGGCGCGGATCAGCAGGGCGTGCAGCTGTTCGTCCAGCGGGCGCTGTACGCACAGTTCGGCCAGTTCGGCGGTGAGGTGGCCGCCCCGGCCGAGTGTGAGGTCGGCGGTGATCCGGTGCCGGCGGGCCTCGTCGTGCTGGGCCTCCAGCCGGGCGGCGGGGCCGCCGCGGTCGGGCAGGTCGGCCAGGGCGGGGCCGCGCCACAGGGCGAGGGCGGCGTGCAGATCCTCGGCCGCGCGGGCGTGGTCGCCGTCGGCGAGGGCCCGTCGTCCCTGGTCCGCCAGCCGCTGGAAGTCGCCGACGTCGGTCGTGCCGCCGGTCAGCCAGTAGCCGGCCGGGCCGTAGCCGATCTCCGCGCGGCCGACGGTACGGCGCAGCCGGCCGACCAGGGTCTGCAGGGAGGCGGCGGAGTCCTGCGGCGGGTCCGCGTCCCAGACCTCCTCGACCAGCAGCTCGGCCGGGACGGGCCGGCCCTGGCGCAGCACCAGGGCGGCCAGCAGGGCGCGCAGCCGGGCACCGCCGAGCGGGACCGGGGTGCCGTCGTCGCGGTGGGCCGTGGTGGTGCCGAGGATGCCGTAGTGCACGGGGACCATTCTGGTGGACGTCCGGGGAGCCGCACGCCCTTTACCGCCGCCGGAACGGCTCCGGGTCGCCGGACGTTCACCGGGGGTCGCCCCTGCCGAGGGCCGGGAAGGGTTGTCCGGCCGCCCGGCACCCGGCATGATCGTCCCTCTGCCCGTCCCACCAGTCCCCGGAGTCCAGCCACCATGACCTATGCCACCGCCGACCGCCGCAGCGAGGAGAACCGGATCAGCCCGGTCTTCTGGGTGCTGCTCGCGATCCTGGGCACCTCCGCGTGGGCGGTGGCCACCGGCTACGGCAGCTCGCGCTTCGGGGTCTTCCTGTTCGTGGTCGCCGGCTGGATGGTCTCGCTCTGCCTGCACGAGTACGCGCACGCGCGCACCGCGCTGCACGGCGGCGACATCACGATCGGGGCCAAGGGCTATCTGACCCTCAACCCGTTCAAGTACGCGCACGCCGTGCTGAGCTTCGTGCTGCCGGTGGTCTTCGTGATCATGGGCGGTATCGGCCTGCCGGGCGGCGCGGTCTTCATCGAACGGCACCGGATCCAGGGCCGGCTGAAGCACAGCCTGATCTCCGCCGCCGGGCCGCTGGTGAACCTGGCGTTCGGCGTGGTGCTGCTGGTGCTGGTCGGCGGGGGCGTGTTCGACGACCCGTCCCTGCCCAGCCAGTTCGACGGCCACGAGGTGCCGGTGTCGCCGTTCCCCGCGGCGCTCGCCTTCCTGGCGTATCTGCAGATCACCGCGGCGATCCTGAACTTCCTGCCGGTCCCGGGGCTGGACGGCTACGGGATCCTGGAGCCCTGGCTCTCGTACCGGACCAGGCGCGCGGTCGAGCCGTACGCCCCGTACGGGATGCTGGCGCTGTTCGTGGTGATCTGGCAGACCGAGGCCGGCCGGTGGCTGAGCGACCTGGCGCTGGGGTTCATCGGCCTGTTCGGCGTGCAGGACTACGTGGTGGCCGTCGGGGACGCGCTGTTCCGGTTCTGGAAGTAGCCCCCGGCCCGCCCGGACGACCGGTCAGGCCGCGGTCAGGCCTGCTGCTCGGCGGCGCGGGCCCGCTCGATCCGGTCCTTGCGGACGTAGAACCAGGCCATGTTGCTGGCGACACCGGCCATCAGCACCCAGACGACCCCGAACCAGTTGCCCTCCACGAAGGAGACGACGGCCGCCGTGACGGCGAGCACGAGGACGATCGAGGCGAGCAGGGCGTTGCGGGGCATGGCGGGAGCTCCTGGCTGGGGGCGCCCCGGCGGGGGCCGGGGCGGGGTGGTCACCGTCCATTGTCGCCGAAGGGCCGCCTCGGGCGGGTCGAGGGGGCCCTTCGGGTGTCGGACGCGGTCCGGGCCGGGGCTCAGATGTCGGTGACCCGCAGACCGGCGTGGGCCTTGTAGCGGCGGTTGACCGAGATCAGGTTGGCGACCAGCGACTCCACCTGGTGGGCGTTGCGCAGCCGGCCGGCGAAGACGCCGCGCATGCCGGGGATCCGCTCGGCGAGGGCCTGCACCAGGTCGGTGGCGGCGCGCTCGTCGCCGAGCACCATCACGTCGGTGTCGATCCGCTCGATCGTGCGGTCCTGCAGCAGCACCGCGGACAGGTGGTGGAAGGCGGCCGTCACCCGGGAGTCGGGCAGCAGGGCGGCGGCCTGCTGGGCGGCGCTGCCCTCCTCGGGCTTGAGCGCGTAGGCGCCCTGCTTGTCGAAGCCCAGCGGGTTGACGCAGTCGACGACGATCTTGCCGGCCAGCTCGGCGCGGAGCGCGGTGAGGGTGGCGGCGTGTCCGTCCCACGGCACCGCGATGATCACGATGTCGCTCTCCCGCGCGCAGGTCGCGTTGTCCGCGCCGCGGACCCCCGGGCCCAGCTCGGCGGCGGCGGCCTCGGCCCGGTCGGCCGTCCGGGAGCCGATGATCACCTGCTGGCCGGCGGCGGCGAGCCGGTAGGCGAGGCCGCGGCCCTGGTCCCCGGTGCCACCCAGGACACCGACCACCAGCTCGGATACCTCGGGCTGCGCGGGGGTGGCGGCGGCAGCGGGTGCGTTCACTGAATCGGGGTGCGTCATGCGGAAGATCCTGCCAAAGCCGGGGCCGCTGCTCCACGCTGTGCCCCATGGACGCACTGAGAGTTTCAGCACTCCGTGAGGCGTTGGCGGGCAGCGGCTGGCCCGAGTCCACCCTGGAGTTCGGCGGGGAGCTGCGCCGTTCGGTGGCCGGCCGCGGCACGCGCGGGCTGCTGCTGGTCGGCACCGCCGGGTACGAGCCCTGGCACCTGGCGGCCCATCTGGGTGACGAGGCCCTGCGGTCGGGCGCCGCCGCGCTGGCCCCGACGCTGCTGCGGCACGTCGTACCGCCGGGCGCGCCGGCCCACCTGGCGCACGGTCTGCGGCGGCTGACCGAGAGCCCGCGCGGGACGACGGTACTGGTGGTGGCCCCCGGGGCGGCCGACGAGCGGCTGCTGGAGCGGATCCAGGACGCCCGGCGCGGCGGTGCGGCGGTCTTCGCCCTGGACGGCGGCGAGGAGGAGCTGGGCCCGCTGGCGCACCAGCGGCTGGCCGTCCCGGGCGCCGCCGAGGAGCCCTTCGAGCTGCTCCAGCACCTGGTCGGCAGCGCCGCCGGGGCGGCACGTCGGCCGCTGCCCCGGTGGCGGCGGCTGGCCGTCCGGCTGGCCGGTTCGCCCGCCCTGCACTGGTAATTCGTTTGCCTCCCGTACCCGGCCGGGTCGATGCTCTCGGTCTGTGACCTCCCCAGACCAGGCCTCCCCACCGGTCCCCCGTGCCCGGAGTCTGCTGCCCGATCTCGCGCCCTGGCGCTCCTCACGGGACTTCCGACTGCTGTGGAGCTCGGGGTGCATCACCTCGTTCGGCAGCTTCCTGACGTACGTCGCCGTGCCGCTGCAGATCAAGGCACTCACCGGCTCCTCGTTCGCGGTCGGCCTGGTGGGCGCCTTCGAGCTGGTGCCGCTGATCGTCTTCGGGCTGTGGGGCGGCGCGCTCGCCGACGCGCTGGACCGGCGGAAGCTGGTGCTCTCCGCCGAGGCGGGCCTGGCCCTGCTGACCGGGGTGCTGCTGCTGAACGCCCTGCTGCCGAACCCGCTGCTCTGGCCGATCTACCTGGTCGCCGCCCTGGTCGCGGCGCTCGACGGTCTCCAGCGGCCGGCCCTGGACTCGCTCACCCCGCGGATCGTCGCGCACGACCAGCTGACCGCCGCGTTCGCGCTCAACTCGCTGTACCGCAACGTCGGTTCGGTGGCCGGCCCGGCGCTGGCCGGCATCATCGTGGCGACCGCCGGCGTGCAGACGGCGTTCGCCCTGGACGTGGCCACCTTCGTCGTCTCGCTGCTGCTGCTCGCCCGGATGCGGGCCGTGCCGCCGCCCAGCGGCGCCGAGAAGCCGTCGGTGCGGGCGATCGTCACCGGGGTGAGGTACGCCTGGAGCCGCAAGGACCTGCTGGGTACCTACGTGATCGATACCTGCGCGATGCTGTTCGCCTTCCCGGTGGCGATCTACCCGTTCTTCGCCTCGGAGCTGCACGCCGACCGGGCGCTCGGCCTGATGTACGGCGCGACCGCCGTCGGCGCCCTGGCGGTCTCCGCGACCAGCGGCTGGACCTCGCGCATCCACCGGCACGGCCGGATGCTGGTGCTCGCCGCCCTCGGCTGGGGTGCGGCGATGGCGCTGGCCGGCGTCGCCCCGAACATCTGGTTGGTGCTGCTCTGCCTGGCCCTGGCCGGCGGTGCGGACCAGATCTCCGGCACCGCCCGCTCGACCATGTGGAACCAGTCCATCCCGGACGCGGTGCGCGGCCGGATGGCCGGCGTCGAACTGCTCAGCTACTCGGTCGGTCCGCAGCTCGGCCAGGTCAGGGCCGGCGGCATGGCGGGCCTGGTCGGTGTGCGCGGCTCGATCTGGATCGGCGGCCTGGCCTGTGTGGCCGGTGTGGTCGCGCTCACCGCGGCCCTGCCCCGGCTGCTCGCCTACGACGACCGCACCGACGCGCACGCGGCCGCCGTGCGGGCCGAGCACGAGGCCCGGGAGGCAGCCCGGGAGGCAGCCCCGGCGGCGTGACCGCCGGGGCCGGCGCGGCGGCGGCTCCGGACGGGGTCAGGTCTGCCCGTCCGCGGGGGCGTCGTCCTGCCAGCGCGGGTCGTTCTTCCACTCGCGGTTGCGCTCGGCGGCGGTCTCCAGCGCGTGCCCGGCCTCCTCGCGACTCGCGTACGGGCCGAGCCGGTCCTTGGCCGGGCACTCCGGGCCCTCCTCCACCTTGTGGTGCTTGATGCAGTAGAACCACTCCCCCGGCCTGCCTGTGCCCTTGCGGCCGAATCCCAACGCCATCGTGCGCCTCCCGTTCCCGTCGTCCCGGCCTGACGGCCGTACTGATCATTCCCGGTGCCCCGGCCCGCACACACGGCCGGGGTACCGGCCGGGTACGGCCGATAGACTCGCCGTCATGGCTCTGGTACCCGGCATCGTGTCCCCCACCCGCAAGGTCCCCGCGCACATCGCGCGCCCGGAGTACGTCGGCCGGCCCGCGCCGACCCCGTACACCGGGCCGGAGGTGCAGACCTCGGAGACGATCGAGAAGATGCGGATCGCCGGGCAGATCGCCGCCCGGGCGATGGAGGAGGCCGCCAAGCTGATCGAGCCCGGGATCACCACGGACGCACTGGACGTGGTCGCGCACGAGTACATGTGCGACCACGGCGCCTACCCCTCGGACCTCGGCTACCGGGGCTTCCCCAAGTCGATCTGCACCTCCGTCAACGAGGTGATCTGCCACGGCATCCCGGACTCGACGGTCCTTCAGGACGGCGACATCGTCAACATCGACGCCACCGCCTTCATCCACGGGGTGCACGGCGACCTGAACGCGACCTACCTGTGCGGCAACGTGGACGAGGAGTCCAAGCTCCTGGTCGAGCGCACCCGCGAGTCGCTGAACCGGGCGATCAAGGCCGTCAAGCCGGGCCGCCAGGTGAACATCATCGGGCGGGTCATCGAGTCCTACGCCAAGCGCTTCGACTACGGCGTGGTCCGCGACTTCACCGGCCACGGGATCAACACCTCGTTCCACTCCGGCCTGATCATCCCGCACTACGACAGCGAGCGGGCGACCGAGGTGATCCGGCCCGGAATGACCTTCACCATCGAGCCGATGCTGACCCTGGGCACCTACGACTACGAGGTCTGGGCCGACGGCTGGACAGTCGTCACCAAGGACCGCAGGCGCACCGCCCAGTTCGAGCACACCCTGGTCGTCACGGCGGACGGCGCGGAGATCCTCACCCTCCCGTAGCACCCGGCACACCGAGAGAGGGCCGCCCCGGACGGGGCGGCCCTCTCTCGTACGTCCTCGGCGTCAGCCGATCAGCCACTGCTCCTCGGCGACGGCGCCGACCTCGGTGCAGGCGTCGGTGAGCACGTCCAGGACCCGCAGCGGGTCCGGCAGCGACTGCTCGGGGCCGCGCACCCAGCGCACCTGGGTGCCGTCCAGCAGCGCGGCGGGCGGCAGCAGGGTGTACGAGCCGCGGCAGTGCCAGCGCAGGCCCGGGTGCTCGGACATGGTGTCGGGGGTGGAGTCCAGCGCGCTGGTCCACCACTCGTCCTCGTCGGCGGGGGTGCCGCGGGTGGCGGTGAAGAAGAGGTAGCGGTCCTCGCCGACCACGGCGACCGGGCCGCCGATACCGAGCTCGTCCAGCCGCTCCAGCGCCAGCGTGCCGGCCTCGGCCGGCACGTCGAGGACGTCGTGGGCGCGGCCGGTCGCGGTGATGAAGTTCGCCTGCGGATCCCGGGAGAGCCAGCGGGCCAGCTGCTCCGGATCGGTGGTCGCCTGGGACTGCCAGGCGAAGGACACCGGGTGCTGCGCGGGCGCGGGACAGCCGACCCGGTCGCAGGAACATCGGTGGCCGGCGGGGTGCGCCGCAGGTGCCAGCGGGAAACCCGCCCGCACCGCACCCAGCAGCAGATCCAACCGGGTCGCCGCGTCCCCACCCGTGACCTGGCGCTCCTGCTGCCGGTCACGCCGCCACCAGGTTGTCCACCTGCTGCTGGCTTCCATCGGGCCCCTTCCGCACTGCTGTGACCTGCTGTGCCTGGTGTGACACAGCGACCGACGCAACATCCGACGCAACACCGGATCGCGCCCGGGGCTTCCCGGGCGGGCACCGTGCGGTACGTCTGCCATCGGCCGCGTGCCGGGATCGCCGGGCGGCCGACGCCGGGGTCACGGTACGGAGAAACGAGAGTTGCGGCTCGGCGGGCAGGCGCGGAAGCGCCCGGCCCGGCCCGTACGGGGCCCGCGGACCCGGGTGAACCCCGGAGGCGTACAGAGCAGGATAAGGGTGCCGGGACCGTCCGGATGACCGGGGGACGTGCTGCGCCGGTCACATCTGCTGCACATGGCCCGCTCCTTACCGGCACGGGAGCCGCCCGACCCGCACGTACCCTGGACGACGTGAAGAGCAAGGACACCGAATTCGTCGGCGGGCCGCTGGACGGCAGGGTGCTGCCGATCCTGCTGAACCCGTTCCACAACGTCGGCAGGGTCTACCGGGTACCGGTGCCCGCGCACAGCGACCTCCCCCCGGCCACGCTGGTCTACCGCCGCGCCAAGGAGTACGACACCAAGGGCCGGTGGCGCTGGCGCTACGAGTACGACCCCGAGGGCGACGCCGGTGCCGCG
Proteins encoded:
- the map gene encoding type I methionyl aminopeptidase, which encodes MALVPGIVSPTRKVPAHIARPEYVGRPAPTPYTGPEVQTSETIEKMRIAGQIAARAMEEAAKLIEPGITTDALDVVAHEYMCDHGAYPSDLGYRGFPKSICTSVNEVICHGIPDSTVLQDGDIVNIDATAFIHGVHGDLNATYLCGNVDEESKLLVERTRESLNRAIKAVKPGRQVNIIGRVIESYAKRFDYGVVRDFTGHGINTSFHSGLIIPHYDSERATEVIRPGMTFTIEPMLTLGTYDYEVWADGWTVVTKDRRRTAQFEHTLVVTADGAEILTLP
- a CDS encoding BTAD domain-containing putative transcriptional regulator, yielding MHYGILGTTTAHRDDGTPVPLGGARLRALLAALVLRQGRPVPAELLVEEVWDADPPQDSAASLQTLVGRLRRTVGRAEIGYGPAGYWLTGGTTDVGDFQRLADQGRRALADGDHARAAEDLHAALALWRGPALADLPDRGGPAARLEAQHDEARRHRITADLTLGRGGHLTAELAELCVQRPLDEQLHALLIRALHQDGRTAEALQQYETARRILADRLGTDPGRDLQALHRQLLAPAAPEAQTQAPAETPRPARTGGNLRPRLTSFVGRDHDLAALGRTLADGRLTTLTGPGGSGKTRLSVEAGRAAQADGAWPDGVWLAELAPLEDPAAVPGAVFSALGLRETVLHTGGAVAEAIEARERDPLRRIVDHCARRRMLLVLDNCEHLIQAAAELADQLLAECPGLTILATSREPLGVPGERVLPVEPLPDAAALRLLAERGAAARPGFDPADDPRACAEICRRLDGLPLAIELAAARLRGLTPRQIADRLDGRFALLTAGSRTLLPRQQTLRAVVDWSWDLLGKRERAVLRRLSVFAGGCTLESAEQVLADDADVPAQEVADLLLSLVDKSLVVAGLGAEPRYWMLETIHEYAAERLAASGEAERVADRHAASYRELVRAADRSLRGPRQIHWLAVLEREQDNIRAALRRAVDTRDEQQALVLALAMSWFWSLRNYREEAYTWYEQVCALGPDPFAEDAPAPVPLEVDPLAVPLPLPRTQLEEARRQLHIHRLVARFTGNLSAFGEPETAAHADRVLAAYTPDLPQSYRFPVLLRVFAAFLSGDIDQLVGLLDDAVAGARRHGRPTDLAFVLQIRARLLNDWVGGLDQAVRDSEEALALSIELGDIWGMSEAYSSKAENVAKRGDAVGATEAYRRAIELAEELGAPQEVPLLQARLGEALYELDPVEGERLVRAALDSVRKGNQSADGAMLYGRLVLCSIHVERAQYPQADEQLDLLVADQDTFGPIAPEIFEGIVSCLRGWVASRSGDAVRGIELVRESRRRIVRVGGVATVFAEHMSMLLLLPASAIMLGYAEQRDEPRAARRGAVLLGAHLGLHGAMGSILERTERARTGDGLMALLGPQEYRAAVEEGGRLTLSEATALLNDPGDF
- a CDS encoding bifunctional DNA primase/polymerase; protein product: MEASSRWTTWWRRDRQQERQVTGGDAATRLDLLLGAVRAGFPLAPAAHPAGHRCSCDRVGCPAPAQHPVSFAWQSQATTDPEQLARWLSRDPQANFITATGRAHDVLDVPAEAGTLALERLDELGIGGPVAVVGEDRYLFFTATRGTPADEDEWWTSALDSTPDTMSEHPGLRWHCRGSYTLLPPAALLDGTQVRWVRGPEQSLPDPLRVLDVLTDACTEVGAVAEEQWLIG
- a CDS encoding site-2 protease family protein, with amino-acid sequence MTYATADRRSEENRISPVFWVLLAILGTSAWAVATGYGSSRFGVFLFVVAGWMVSLCLHEYAHARTALHGGDITIGAKGYLTLNPFKYAHAVLSFVLPVVFVIMGGIGLPGGAVFIERHRIQGRLKHSLISAAGPLVNLAFGVVLLVLVGGGVFDDPSLPSQFDGHEVPVSPFPAALAFLAYLQITAAILNFLPVPGLDGYGILEPWLSYRTRRAVEPYAPYGMLALFVVIWQTEAGRWLSDLALGFIGLFGVQDYVVAVGDALFRFWK
- the npdG gene encoding NADPH-dependent F420 reductase; the protein is MTHPDSVNAPAAAATPAQPEVSELVVGVLGGTGDQGRGLAYRLAAAGQQVIIGSRTADRAEAAAAELGPGVRGADNATCARESDIVIIAVPWDGHAATLTALRAELAGKIVVDCVNPLGFDKQGAYALKPEEGSAAQQAAALLPDSRVTAAFHHLSAVLLQDRTIERIDTDVMVLGDERAATDLVQALAERIPGMRGVFAGRLRNAHQVESLVANLISVNRRYKAHAGLRVTDI
- a CDS encoding MFS transporter; the protein is MTSPDQASPPVPRARSLLPDLAPWRSSRDFRLLWSSGCITSFGSFLTYVAVPLQIKALTGSSFAVGLVGAFELVPLIVFGLWGGALADALDRRKLVLSAEAGLALLTGVLLLNALLPNPLLWPIYLVAALVAALDGLQRPALDSLTPRIVAHDQLTAAFALNSLYRNVGSVAGPALAGIIVATAGVQTAFALDVATFVVSLLLLARMRAVPPPSGAEKPSVRAIVTGVRYAWSRKDLLGTYVIDTCAMLFAFPVAIYPFFASELHADRALGLMYGATAVGALAVSATSGWTSRIHRHGRMLVLAALGWGAAMALAGVAPNIWLVLLCLALAGGADQISGTARSTMWNQSIPDAVRGRMAGVELLSYSVGPQLGQVRAGGMAGLVGVRGSIWIGGLACVAGVVALTAALPRLLAYDDRTDAHAAAVRAEHEAREAAREAAPAA